The proteins below come from a single Pseudomonas chlororaphis genomic window:
- a CDS encoding glucose-6-phosphate isomerase, producing the protein MAYYRTPHDVTALPAWQALNDHRKAMQDFSMREAFNADPQRFNQFTLSSCGLFLDYSKNLINAQTRDLLVSLANEVDLQGAIKALFEGEIVNSSEGRPALHTALRRPVGDKLSVNGVNVMPEVHKVLNQITDLVGRIHDGLWRGYTEKPITDVVNIGIGGSFLGPQLVSEALLSYTHKGVRCHYLANIDGSEFHELTMKLRAETTLFIVSSKSFNTLETLKNAQAARSWYLAQGGSEAELYRHFIAVSSNNAAAVAFGIREENIFPMWDWVGGRYSLWSAIGLPIALAIGMSNFKELLSGAYSMDQHFQSAPFEQNMPVLLALLGVWYGNFWGAQSHAILPYDHYLRNITKHLQQLDMESNGKSVRQDGTPVSTDTGPVIWGGVGCNGQHAYHQLLHQGTQLIPADFIVPIVSFNPVADHHQWLYANCLSQSQALMLGKTRAEAEAELRDKGASEEEVQKLASHKVIPGNRPSNTLVVERISPRRLGALVALYEHKVFVQSVVWGINAFDQWGVELGKELGKGVYNRLVGSEESPAEDASTQGLINYFRGRHRG; encoded by the coding sequence ATGGCGTACTACCGAACCCCTCATGACGTGACCGCTCTGCCCGCCTGGCAAGCGCTGAATGACCACCGCAAAGCCATGCAGGATTTCAGCATGCGCGAAGCGTTCAATGCCGACCCGCAGCGTTTCAACCAATTCACCCTGTCGAGCTGCGGCCTGTTTCTCGACTACTCGAAAAACCTGATCAACGCCCAGACCCGCGACCTGCTGGTCAGCCTGGCCAACGAAGTCGACCTCCAGGGCGCGATCAAGGCATTGTTCGAAGGCGAAATCGTCAACTCGTCCGAAGGCCGTCCGGCCCTGCACACCGCACTGCGCCGCCCAGTGGGCGACAAGCTGTCGGTCAACGGCGTCAACGTGATGCCGGAAGTCCACAAGGTGCTGAACCAGATCACCGACCTGGTAGGCCGCATCCACGACGGCCTGTGGCGTGGCTACACCGAGAAGCCGATCACCGACGTGGTGAACATCGGCATCGGTGGCTCGTTCCTCGGCCCGCAACTGGTGTCCGAAGCCCTGTTGTCCTACACGCACAAAGGCGTACGTTGCCACTACCTGGCAAACATCGACGGCAGCGAATTCCACGAACTGACCATGAAGCTGCGCGCCGAGACCACGCTGTTCATCGTCTCGTCGAAATCCTTCAACACCCTCGAAACCTTGAAGAACGCCCAGGCCGCTCGTTCCTGGTACCTCGCCCAGGGCGGTTCCGAGGCCGAGCTGTATCGCCACTTCATCGCGGTGTCGAGCAACAACGCCGCTGCCGTGGCCTTTGGTATCCGCGAAGAAAACATCTTCCCGATGTGGGACTGGGTCGGCGGGCGCTACTCGCTGTGGTCGGCCATCGGCCTGCCGATCGCCCTGGCCATCGGCATGTCCAACTTCAAGGAATTGCTCTCCGGGGCCTATTCCATGGACCAGCATTTCCAGAGCGCACCGTTCGAACAGAACATGCCGGTGCTGCTGGCCCTGCTGGGCGTGTGGTATGGCAACTTCTGGGGCGCGCAGAGCCACGCGATCCTGCCGTACGACCACTACCTGCGTAACATCACCAAGCACTTGCAACAGCTGGACATGGAGTCCAACGGCAAGAGCGTGCGCCAGGACGGCACCCCCGTGTCCACCGACACCGGGCCGGTGATCTGGGGGGGCGTCGGCTGCAACGGCCAGCATGCCTATCACCAGTTGTTGCACCAGGGCACGCAACTGATCCCGGCCGACTTCATCGTGCCGATCGTCAGCTTCAACCCGGTCGCCGACCATCACCAGTGGCTGTACGCCAACTGCCTGTCCCAGAGCCAGGCACTGATGCTGGGCAAGACCCGCGCCGAAGCCGAAGCCGAGCTGCGGGACAAGGGCGCGAGCGAAGAAGAGGTACAGAAACTGGCTTCCCACAAGGTGATCCCGGGCAACCGTCCGAGCAACACCCTGGTGGTCGAACGCATCAGCCCGCGGCGCCTGGGTGCGCTGGTGGCGTTGTATGAACACAAGGTGTTCGTGCAAAGCGTGGTCTGGGGCATCAACGCCTTCGATCAATGGGGCGTGGAGCTGGGCAAGGAATTGGGCAAAGGCGTGTACAACCGTCTGGTGGGCAGCGAAGAAAGCCCGGCGGAAGACGCTTCGACCCAAGGCCTGATCAACTACTTCCGCGGACGCCATCGCGGCTAA
- a CDS encoding SAM-dependent methyltransferase, producing the protein MSSLNQALRAALDQRQDLLGQLHQQGTDCYRLFHGSQEGAPGLTVDRYGPQLLVQSFHQSLERDALLQVHGIVNEHLGLDTLLVYNDRSGGNSRIDRQDTVYQADEAALQDLVGHEWGLNYRVRGRHAGQDPLLFLDLRNARGWVKAHSRGKSVLNLFAYTCGVGLSAAAGGARDVCNLDFAEGNLAVGRENGLLNPTLPAMTFVQSDYFPAIRQLAGLPISQRRGQKLPSYVRLEPRQYDLVLLDPPAWAKSAFGTVDLLRDYQSLLKPALLTTADDGVLICCNNLAKVPMDDWREQVLRCAQKAGRPVREWSVLTPGSDFPSMDHQPPLKTLILQL; encoded by the coding sequence ATGTCTTCCTTGAATCAGGCGCTGCGCGCCGCCCTCGACCAGCGTCAGGACCTGCTCGGCCAGTTGCACCAGCAAGGCACCGACTGTTATCGCCTCTTCCACGGCAGCCAGGAAGGCGCACCCGGCCTGACCGTCGACCGCTACGGCCCGCAACTGTTGGTGCAGAGCTTCCACCAGTCGCTGGAGCGCGATGCCCTGCTGCAAGTGCACGGCATCGTCAACGAACACCTGGGCCTGGACACCCTGCTGGTCTACAACGACCGCTCGGGGGGCAACTCGCGCATTGATCGCCAGGACACGGTCTACCAGGCTGACGAAGCCGCCCTGCAAGACCTGGTCGGCCATGAGTGGGGCCTGAACTACCGCGTGCGCGGGCGCCATGCCGGGCAGGACCCGCTGCTGTTCCTCGACCTGCGCAACGCTCGGGGCTGGGTCAAGGCCCACAGCCGCGGCAAGAGCGTGCTGAACCTGTTCGCCTATACCTGTGGCGTCGGCCTGAGCGCGGCCGCCGGTGGGGCGCGGGACGTCTGCAACCTCGACTTCGCCGAAGGCAACCTGGCGGTCGGCCGTGAGAATGGCTTGCTCAACCCGACCTTGCCGGCCATGACGTTCGTGCAGTCGGACTACTTCCCGGCGATCCGTCAGTTGGCCGGCCTGCCCATCAGCCAGCGGCGCGGCCAGAAGCTGCCCAGTTATGTGCGCCTGGAACCGCGCCAGTACGATCTGGTGCTGCTCGACCCGCCGGCCTGGGCCAAGAGCGCGTTCGGCACCGTCGACCTGCTGCGCGACTACCAGAGCCTGCTCAAACCGGCGCTGCTGACCACCGCCGACGACGGCGTGCTGATCTGCTGCAACAACCTGGCGAAGGTGCCCATGGACGACTGGCGCGAGCAGGTGCTGCGCTGCGCGCAAAAGGCTGGCCGCCCGGTTCGGGAGTGGAGCGTACTGACGCCCGGCAGCGATTTCCCTTCGATGGACCATCAGCCGCCGCTCAAGACGTTGATCCTGCAGCTTTGA
- a CDS encoding acetyl-CoA synthetase (Acs; catalyzes the conversion of acetate and CoA to acetyl-CoA): MFEISQYPQADTVRRAAQLSQDEYQRLYKESIEHPSAFWAGQATRFLDWMAPWQTVQRYDLKNGDATWFAGGKLNVSANCIDRHLDTRGDQVAIIWEGDNPAESAQITYKKLHHHVCRLANVLKSRGVKKGDRVCIYMPMIPEAAYAMLACTRIGAVHSVVFGGFSPDSLRDRILDADCRTVITADEGVRGGRFIPLKRNVDKALESCPNVSTVVVVERTQGEVSWVEGRDLWYHQAMHEASDDCPAEPMDAEDPLFILYTSGSTGKPKGVLHTTGGYLLQAAMTFKYVLDYRDNEVFWCTADVGWVTGHSYIVYGPLANGATTLIFEGVPSHPSSSRFWQVIDKHQVNIFYTAPTALRALMREGPGPLQDTSRQSLRLLGSVGEPINPEAWEWYFNAVGEQRCPIVDTWWQTETGGIMLSPLVSAPRLKPGCATRPMFGVQPVLLDEVGKEISGAGSGVLAIKSSWPGQIRSVYGDHQRMVDTYFKPYPGYYFTGDGARRDEDGDYWITGRIDDVINVSGHRIGTAEVESALVLHDSIAEAAVVGYPHDLKGQGIYAFVTPMNGVEANEALQQELLAHVSKEIGSFAKPELIQWAPALPKTRSGKIMRRILRKIACNELDSLGDTSTLADPSVVEGLIDKRLNR, encoded by the coding sequence ATGTTCGAGATCAGCCAGTACCCCCAAGCCGACACCGTCCGCCGGGCTGCGCAATTGAGTCAGGACGAGTACCAGCGGCTCTACAAGGAATCCATCGAACACCCCAGCGCCTTCTGGGCCGGGCAGGCCACGCGCTTTCTCGACTGGATGGCACCCTGGCAAACCGTCCAGCGCTATGACCTCAAGAACGGCGACGCGACCTGGTTCGCCGGCGGCAAGTTGAACGTCAGCGCCAACTGCATCGACCGTCACCTGGACACCCGTGGCGACCAGGTCGCGATCATCTGGGAAGGCGACAACCCCGCCGAATCGGCGCAAATCACCTACAAAAAACTTCATCACCATGTCTGCCGCCTGGCCAACGTGCTGAAAAGTCGTGGAGTGAAAAAAGGCGATCGGGTCTGCATCTACATGCCGATGATTCCGGAAGCGGCCTACGCCATGCTCGCCTGCACCCGCATCGGTGCGGTGCACTCGGTGGTGTTCGGCGGCTTCTCGCCGGACTCGCTGCGCGATCGGATTCTCGACGCCGATTGCCGCACCGTGATCACCGCGGACGAAGGCGTGCGCGGCGGGCGCTTCATACCGCTCAAGCGCAACGTCGACAAGGCCCTGGAAAGCTGCCCGAATGTCAGCACCGTGGTGGTGGTCGAGCGCACCCAGGGCGAGGTGAGCTGGGTCGAAGGCCGCGACCTGTGGTACCACCAGGCCATGCACGAGGCGAGCGACGACTGCCCGGCCGAGCCGATGGACGCCGAGGACCCGCTGTTCATCCTCTACACCTCCGGCAGCACCGGCAAACCCAAGGGTGTCCTGCACACCACCGGCGGCTACCTGCTGCAAGCGGCGATGACGTTCAAGTACGTGCTGGACTACCGCGACAACGAAGTCTTCTGGTGCACCGCCGATGTGGGCTGGGTCACCGGCCACAGCTACATCGTCTACGGACCGCTGGCCAACGGCGCCACCACGCTGATCTTCGAGGGCGTACCGAGCCATCCCAGCAGCTCACGCTTCTGGCAGGTGATCGACAAGCACCAGGTCAACATTTTCTACACCGCGCCGACGGCCCTGCGAGCGCTGATGCGCGAAGGCCCCGGTCCCCTGCAGGACACTTCTCGCCAGAGCCTGCGATTGCTCGGCAGCGTTGGTGAGCCGATCAACCCCGAAGCGTGGGAGTGGTATTTCAATGCGGTCGGCGAACAGCGCTGCCCGATTGTCGATACCTGGTGGCAGACCGAGACCGGCGGCATCATGCTCAGCCCGCTGGTCAGCGCCCCACGGCTCAAGCCGGGCTGCGCCACCCGGCCGATGTTCGGCGTACAGCCGGTGCTGCTGGACGAAGTGGGCAAGGAGATCAGCGGCGCCGGCAGCGGCGTGCTGGCCATCAAATCCAGTTGGCCCGGGCAGATCCGCAGCGTCTACGGTGACCATCAGCGCATGGTCGACACCTACTTCAAGCCTTACCCCGGCTATTACTTCACCGGGGATGGGGCCCGTCGCGATGAAGATGGCGATTACTGGATCACCGGGCGCATCGACGACGTGATCAACGTCTCCGGCCACCGCATCGGCACCGCCGAAGTGGAAAGCGCCCTGGTGCTGCACGACAGCATTGCCGAAGCGGCGGTGGTCGGCTATCCCCATGACCTCAAGGGCCAGGGCATCTATGCCTTCGTCACCCCGATGAACGGCGTCGAGGCCAACGAAGCGTTGCAGCAGGAGCTGCTGGCCCATGTCAGCAAGGAGATCGGCAGCTTCGCCAAGCCGGAACTGATCCAGTGGGCACCGGCGCTGCCCAAGACTCGCTCGGGCAAGATCATGCGACGCATCCTGCGCAAGATCGCCTGCAACGAGCTGGACAGCCTGGGCGACACCTCGACCCTGGCCGACCCGAGCGTGGTGGAAGGGCTGATCGACAAGCGCCTGAATCGCTGA
- a CDS encoding pantoate--beta-alanine ligase produces MNTVKTVRELRAAVARARSEGKRIAFVPTMGNLHSGHVALVTKAGQRADFVVTSIFVNPLQFGAGEDLDKYPRTLAADQEKLLQAGCHLLFAPSVEEMYPDGMTGQTRVSVPQLSEGLCGASRPGHFEGVATVVSKLFNMVQPDIAVFGQKDFQQLAVIRALVHDLNMPIQIIGEPTVRADDGLALSSRNGFLSAEQRAVAPVVYRGLSQIAEAIRKGQRDYPALVAGQIQQLQAAGLRPDYLEVRHARTLRPATQEDRDLVILVAAFLGTTRLIDNLHLDLDAPL; encoded by the coding sequence ATGAACACCGTCAAAACCGTACGCGAACTGCGCGCCGCCGTGGCTCGCGCCCGCAGCGAAGGCAAACGCATCGCCTTCGTGCCGACCATGGGCAACCTGCACAGCGGCCACGTGGCGCTGGTGACCAAGGCGGGGCAACGGGCCGACTTCGTCGTGACGAGCATTTTCGTCAACCCGCTGCAATTCGGCGCCGGCGAAGACCTGGACAAGTACCCTCGTACCCTGGCGGCCGACCAGGAGAAACTGCTCCAGGCCGGCTGCCACCTGCTGTTCGCCCCCAGCGTCGAGGAGATGTACCCCGACGGCATGACCGGGCAGACCCGGGTCAGCGTCCCGCAGTTATCCGAAGGCCTGTGTGGCGCCAGCCGCCCCGGGCACTTCGAGGGCGTGGCAACGGTGGTCAGCAAGCTGTTCAACATGGTCCAGCCTGACATCGCGGTGTTTGGCCAGAAAGACTTCCAGCAACTGGCGGTGATCCGCGCGCTGGTCCATGACTTGAACATGCCGATCCAGATCATCGGCGAACCAACCGTGCGTGCCGACGACGGCCTGGCGCTGTCGTCGCGCAATGGCTTCCTCAGCGCCGAGCAACGCGCCGTCGCCCCTGTGGTTTATCGTGGCCTGAGCCAGATTGCCGAGGCCATCCGGAAGGGACAGCGCGATTACCCGGCGTTGGTCGCCGGGCAGATCCAGCAACTCCAAGCGGCAGGCCTGCGCCCCGACTACCTGGAAGTCCGCCACGCCCGAACCCTGCGCCCGGCCACCCAGGAAGATCGCGACCTGGTGATTCTGGTGGCCGCCTTCCTCGGGACCACCCGGTTGATCGACAACCTGCACCTGGACCTCGACGCGCCTCTCTGA
- the panB gene encoding 3-methyl-2-oxobutanoate hydroxymethyltransferase (catalyzes the formation of tetrahydrofolate and 2-dehydropantoate from 5,10-methylenetetrahydrofolate and 3-methyl-2-oxobutanoate), with amino-acid sequence MPAITLTTLQGLKQKGEKIAMLTCYDATFAHACNEAGVEVLLVGDSLGMVLQGHDSTLPVTTADMAYHVAAVKRGNTDALILADLPFMAYATLEQTMTNSAQLMQAGAHMVKVEGALWLADSIRLLAERGIPVCAHLGLTPQAVNILGGYKVQGRNENQARQMRADAIALEQAGAAMLLLECVPSELAEEITQAVKIPVIGIGAGNATDGQVLVLHDMLGLSLTGRSPKFVKNFMAGQTSIQAALGAYVAEVKAATFPGVEHGFSA; translated from the coding sequence ATGCCAGCTATTACCCTGACCACGCTGCAAGGTCTCAAGCAAAAAGGCGAGAAAATCGCCATGCTGACCTGCTATGACGCCACCTTCGCCCACGCCTGCAACGAAGCCGGTGTCGAAGTGTTGCTGGTGGGCGATTCCCTCGGCATGGTGCTGCAAGGTCACGACAGCACGCTGCCGGTGACCACCGCCGACATGGCTTATCACGTGGCCGCCGTCAAACGCGGTAACACCGATGCACTGATCCTCGCCGACCTGCCATTCATGGCCTACGCCACCCTCGAACAAACCATGACCAACAGCGCCCAGCTGATGCAGGCCGGCGCGCACATGGTCAAGGTCGAAGGGGCCTTGTGGCTGGCCGACTCGATCCGGCTGCTGGCCGAACGTGGCATTCCGGTCTGCGCGCACTTGGGCCTGACGCCGCAGGCGGTGAACATCCTGGGCGGCTACAAGGTCCAGGGGCGCAATGAAAACCAGGCACGCCAGATGCGCGCCGATGCCATTGCCCTGGAACAGGCCGGCGCGGCGATGCTGCTGCTCGAGTGCGTGCCCAGCGAACTGGCGGAAGAAATCACCCAGGCAGTGAAGATCCCGGTGATCGGGATCGGTGCCGGTAACGCCACCGACGGCCAGGTGCTGGTGCTGCACGACATGCTCGGCTTGTCGCTCACCGGGCGCTCGCCCAAGTTCGTGAAGAACTTCATGGCCGGGCAAACCAGCATCCAGGCCGCCCTGGGCGCCTACGTAGCCGAAGTGAAGGCCGCGACTTTCCCGGGCGTCGAACACGGATTCTCCGCATGA